The DNA segment GAGTATCGTACTGTAACGGCGGGGGTGATTCAGCAGATATAGTAGCAGTTCGTTCTCTTCTTACGGCGGCCCTGCCGTCTACGTGAGTTGGAGAGGGCGAGCGTGAGCATGAGTGCTCtttcctttctctttccttttcttgttgttccTGATCCTTTTTCCTATGGCCAAATAAGCTCTTGAAAAATCCAATTTTCTTGGGCGCAGGAGTATCTTCTGtgtgatgatggtgatggtggcGACGGCCTGCGTCAGCTTCAACGCTAGAAACGTTAGCCTCCACCACTGACTTGGACCTTCCCCTAGGGGGTGGGATGTTCGTAGAACCAGCAGTGGCGCCAATGCTGAAGCGCTGGTTGTTCATTAGCGAGCTTGCTGCTACTGAGTGACGACGTGCTTtgtcatttgaagaaagaatgcTGCTAGACGAGTCTACAGACATTTCGAAAACGGGCGAGCGAGCAGTGTCCATCTGGACGTCAGGAGCCACACTGTCGCCCTTGGACCTAGACTTCCCATGCCTGAGGCTGCTTACGGTGGAGGCACTGGGTCTGACCAACCATCCAACGTCGATGCAAGGGATTCGGTGCTCCTTAAGTAACTTTTGTGTGTCCTTAGAATCCATGGACCAGTTGTAGTGCTATCTTCTATATCTAGCGTATGTAAGTGCGATTATGCGAGCGCCAGTGTGGTGTAGAAGTATGTATGAGACAAACACTTTGTCGGCAAGagaatataaatataaaggAGCAATAGAACGCAGCATTTGCTTGTACAGCCTGATGCTTCGAGTAAACCACCGTTGCGTGGAATGAAATGAACCTGAACGTACCAGATGCGAAAACAATACAATGGCCAATAACGTAAACAGTCGCGCAGCACGGGGAGGGGGGGAGGGAAACTTATCCAGCAGAACGAATGAACAGCGGGCCGCGGCCTAAAACAGAAGGAgagggaaaaaaagggcCGGGCTACCATTGGAATAACGGGTCCGTAGTAGCTAGCGCGCCCAACAGTGCCTCCAATTGTAACACGCACTTACGCTGCGGCCCTTCCAAAAcgtcttcatcttctttctgCATGTTGAAGTTAGAATCGAAGCTAGACTCGTAGCGCAACCAGGTGTCGTTGCTGCTAACCTGCGGCGTGGCGTACACCAACTCCGGTGACGATGTCCAGAGCAGCTGCAGCGGCGTCTCGCCCGCGTGCCTGACCTCACAACCATGCAGCACACTGCTTAGGTCCCTGGTGGTCACTGTAGTTTCACCGATGAACAGCATTGGAATGATGATGGTGCGTGAATGTCGCCAGGCAAGTTTCCAATGCAGTCGATCGGTCCATCCTGTGTGTCTTACTGAAGACGACCCCATATAGTGGGTCCAGTCATCCAAGAGTCTGGCATAGCTTTGACGAAGCGGCGCCGTCGCGGCGCCGCTCTCAAAGCTGCTAGGGTTGGCGATGTGGATGGGTATTATGCTGTCGCATTTCTGCAGCACGGCCATGCAATCGGCGACCTGGCGCAAGGTCATCGCCATAGCAAACAGTTTCTGCGTTAGTCTGTTAGTGCTGCCGCTGGCGAAGTCTTGGTCAGTGAGTGCTACGATCTCGTAGCATTTTGGCACTAGACTTTTTAATATTGCGAGTCTCTCGCTGACGGATTCGCTGCGTACAAAGCAGCAGTACGTGTTGACCAACTTACCGAAGGATGCGTTTACATCCGTGTAACACTCCAATCCGGAGTAGTCTACAAACATGGCTATGTGTTTTCTGGGCGCTCTCCTTGTAGCGTTCCTTTTTTCCTCTATTTCTCGATATAATATAGTAAaactattttttcttgccaTTTACTGACGCAAAGTGATAAACCACAGAAAAAAACCAGCAACCAGCTCTGCTCGTGCTAGCCGTAGAATTTGCCTAGGCATTACCGCTACATGGTGTATTGATTTAGTAGTAGTAGGCGATGGTAAAAGAGAAAGGGTTAGTCAGTTACCCGTCTCTGTGGCAGCGTTCCTTCAACAGtccctttttcttttttttcccattGAGTTTTCCATAGTCAATGCAGCACTGTTTAGTTTCATTACCTTTTTGAGAACAGTGCAGAGtggtttgaaaagattaagTATATATAGAGAGAGGCAGCTACTGTTCGGTTTATTTTCCGCTTATGCAATTATGAAGGATGTGTTACAATGGGCAATTGACCACTACGTCAGTAGAGATCAACTGGTGCAGAAGGGAATTTGGAAAGGTGAACTATACCAtgattccatttttaagGAAAATAGTAGAGGCTGGCTCTGGAAAGCTCTTCTACTGTGCGATGAAAACAACAATTGCTTGTTAACTGAGAATTTTAAGGATATGGACGCTAATCAGTTCGGCTTAGTGCCAGTGCCTATACTGACAGATGATGAGGACGAAGACAAAAAAGGTAATGTAAATGTACCTAAAAGGGTATTGCATTCCAACGTTTCTTCCTCAATGGGGATCAGGAGGCTGACTCCCATCGAGGCTATTGAAGAACATCCCTTGTCTGGTAGCAACTCGAAAACAAAAGGCTCATCGTTCAAGGGAAAGGGGGAGAAGCCGTTGACGCTGAGGGAAACTCTGGAAATTATAGATTTGGACCTCTCAAGGATAATGCTTGACGATATATTCCAGGAACCCAAAGTACATGCTCAAATGAGACAGCTTTTGTACAATTATCTGCTGATACATGAAAACGAGCACTTGCAGTACAAGCAAGGGTTCCATGAAATACTAAGTGTCATTTACCTGCAGTTGTATCACGGCACGGATCTTGATAATACCGATTTGCAAAATGTTCTGATAATTTTTAATAAGCTAATGAACCAAATTGAACCGATATTTTATAACGAAGAAAGTTTGATTGACTGGGACAAGAAGGTATTCACAAAAATTTTTAGGATTTGTTTACCAGACATATTTACTaagattttttatcaacCACCAAAAAAGGGCAACGggaggaaaagaaatacaaGTCATCTGCTCCATTCCAATCTAATATGGCTTATCCGATGGACAAG comes from the Saccharomyces mikatae IFO 1815 strain IFO1815 genome assembly, chromosome: 10 genome and includes:
- the GYP6 gene encoding GTPase-activating protein GYP6 (similar to Saccharomyces cerevisiae GYP6 (YJL044C); ancestral locus Anc_5.258); its protein translation is MKDVLQWAIDHYVSRDQLVQKGIWKGELYHDSIFKENSRGWLWKALLLCDENNNCLLTENFKDMDANQFGLVPVPILTDDEDEDKKGNVNVPKRVLHSNVSSSMGIRRLTPIEAIEEHPLSGSNSKTKGSSFKGKGEKPLTLRETLEIIDLDLSRIMLDDIFQEPKVHAQMRQLLYNYLLIHENEHLQYKQGFHEILSVIYLQLYHGTDLDNTDLQNVLIIFNKLMNQIEPIFYNEESLIDWDKKVFTKIFRICLPDIFTKIFYQPPKKGNGRKRNTSHLLHSNLIWLIRWTRLLFLRELPLKNVLIIWDHVLTFNYPLEIFIACLVITLFLSIYDELHELVNQDGYEHANNNDEFIEMILHFKKIFQRKNANKNDEDFLELCRITGNLCELWYGKNYDDMRLICDTFINAKFGIKTSDVLNMETAKLSIDPNRQSLENKLRERVRQTLLKNKKK
- the SMKI10G1680 gene encoding uncharacterized protein (similar to Saccharomyces cerevisiae YJL043W) — encoded protein: MFVDYSGLECYTDVNASFGKLVNTYCCFVRSESVSERLAILKSLVPKCYEIVALTDQDFASGSTNRLTQKLFAMAMTLRQVADCMAVLQKCDSIIPIHIANPSSFESGAATAPLRQSYARLLDDWTHYMGSSSVRHTGWTDRLHWKLAWRHSRTIIIPMLFIGETTVTTRDLSSVLHGCEVRHAGETPLQLLWTSSPELVYATPQVSSNDTWLRYESSFDSNFNMQKEDEDVLEGPQRKCVLQLEALLGALATTDPLFQW